The Rubrobacter calidifluminis genome contains a region encoding:
- a CDS encoding DUF3830 family protein, protein MSDVRITVGPYEFLARWESERCPKTCEAFEKLLPYRQKIIHVRWSGEACWIPLGDYNLGVGFEDATSVPQAGEILFYPGGYSETEILFPYYGTVFKSKLGVIAGNHLLTVTEGHENLRPMGEKVLWEGAQDIVFEKA, encoded by the coding sequence ATGAGCGACGTCAGGATCACGGTCGGGCCCTACGAGTTCCTCGCCCGCTGGGAGAGCGAGCGGTGCCCGAAGACCTGTGAGGCCTTCGAGAAGCTTTTGCCCTACCGGCAGAAGATCATCCACGTCCGGTGGAGCGGGGAGGCCTGCTGGATCCCCCTCGGGGACTACAACCTCGGGGTGGGCTTCGAGGACGCCACCAGCGTCCCGCAGGCCGGGGAGATCCTCTTCTACCCCGGCGGCTACTCGGAGACCGAGATCCTCTTCCCCTACTACGGGACGGTCTTCAAGAGCAAGCTCGGCGTGATCGCCGGCAACCACCTGCTCACCGTGACCGAGGGTCACGAGAACCTGCGCCCGATGGGAGAGAAGGTCCTCTGGGAGGGCGCGCAGGACATCGTCTTCGAGAAAGCCTAG
- a CDS encoding aspartate/ornithine carbamoyltransferase family protein: MQKEALRDTAKLPSIRSLVRAVDFEGRSLHSINDLTNDQIYALFELARALEPFHRSSVDLLRGSVMVTLFFQPSTRTRMSFETAMHRLGGAVVTEANPLVSSSAAKEESLADTMRTISKYANVIVLRHPDDVAAREGASYAEAPVINGGWGDWEHPTQALLDLYTLWRTHGSVEGAKVVVATPDMVHARTGHSMAYGLARLGAEVTLASRRDYRAPEEVIEGLRRIEGAKVREVFDLDQDGFNDLVSEMDLVYLPGCSAPKGEAAEEFKKMMDEYYVRLETLEKVRESEGRIIRVTHTLPRRPGEMDLRIDDTTHQQYFEAIAYSVAIRMALVAAIVGA; encoded by the coding sequence ATGCAGAAAGAGGCGTTGAGGGACACGGCGAAATTGCCCTCCATCCGCTCGCTCGTGCGAGCGGTGGACTTCGAGGGCAGGAGCCTCCACTCCATAAACGACCTGACGAACGACCAGATCTACGCGCTCTTCGAGCTCGCCCGGGCGCTCGAACCCTTCCACCGCTCATCGGTGGACCTCCTCAGGGGCAGCGTGATGGTCACGCTCTTCTTCCAGCCGAGCACCCGCACCCGGATGAGCTTCGAGACCGCGATGCACCGGCTCGGCGGGGCGGTGGTGACCGAGGCGAACCCGCTCGTCTCCTCCTCGGCGGCCAAGGAGGAGTCGCTCGCGGACACGATGCGCACGATCTCCAAGTACGCCAACGTGATCGTGCTCCGGCACCCGGACGACGTCGCCGCCCGCGAGGGGGCCTCCTACGCCGAAGCCCCGGTCATAAACGGCGGCTGGGGCGACTGGGAGCACCCCACCCAGGCGCTCCTGGACCTCTACACCCTCTGGCGCACCCACGGCAGCGTCGAGGGAGCGAAGGTCGTCGTCGCCACCCCGGACATGGTCCACGCCCGCACCGGCCACTCGATGGCCTACGGGCTCGCCCGGCTCGGCGCGGAGGTGACGCTCGCCTCCCGCAGGGACTACCGGGCCCCGGAGGAGGTCATCGAGGGACTGCGCCGGATTGAGGGAGCCAAGGTGCGGGAGGTCTTCGACCTCGACCAGGACGGCTTCAACGATCTCGTCTCGGAGATGGACCTCGTCTACCTGCCGGGCTGCAGCGCCCCCAAGGGCGAGGCCGCCGAGGAGTTCAAGAAGATGATGGACGAGTACTACGTCCGGCTCGAGACGCTGGAGAAGGTCCGGGAGAGCGAGGGGCGCATCATAAGGGTCACCCACACCCTCCCGCGCCGTCCGGGTGAGATGGACCTGCGCATCGACGACACCACGCACCAGCAGTACTTCGAGGCCATAGCCTACAGCGTCGCGATCCGGATGGCCCTCGTCGCCGCGATCGTGGGGGCGTAG
- the arcC gene encoding carbamate kinase encodes MEKVAVIAVGGNSLIKDESHRAMPYQEEAAAETMRHIAEMISGGWEVVITHGNGPQVGYLLRRSELSRHELHEIPLDYCGADTQGATGYMFKKALHNEFALRGIDKQVAAIVTQTVVDRDDPAFENPTKPVGSFMDEKTAKERAGKEGWTVVEDAGRGWRRVVPSPAPVRIVEAPVIEALLGAGIVVVGAGGGGIPVVEDERGLLHGVAAVIDKDHSSALLANTIGADLFLISTAVERVALNFGKPDERWLSKMTLEEARRYREEGHFAKGSMEPKISAAISFLERGGREAIITSPENIPSALAGETGTHIVP; translated from the coding sequence ATGGAGAAGGTCGCGGTAATCGCCGTAGGGGGCAACTCGCTCATAAAAGACGAGAGCCACCGGGCGATGCCCTACCAGGAGGAGGCCGCCGCCGAGACCATGCGCCACATCGCCGAGATGATCTCGGGCGGGTGGGAGGTCGTGATCACCCACGGCAACGGCCCCCAGGTGGGCTACCTCTTGCGCCGCTCGGAGCTCTCGCGCCACGAGCTGCACGAGATCCCGCTCGACTACTGCGGCGCGGATACCCAGGGCGCGACCGGCTACATGTTCAAGAAGGCCCTCCACAACGAGTTCGCCCTGCGGGGCATCGACAAGCAGGTCGCGGCGATCGTCACCCAGACGGTCGTCGACCGCGACGATCCGGCCTTCGAGAACCCTACCAAGCCGGTGGGCTCGTTCATGGACGAGAAGACCGCTAAAGAGCGGGCCGGGAAGGAGGGCTGGACGGTCGTCGAGGACGCGGGCCGCGGCTGGAGGAGGGTCGTCCCCTCCCCCGCCCCGGTCAGGATCGTCGAGGCGCCGGTCATAGAGGCGCTCCTTGGGGCGGGCATCGTGGTCGTGGGGGCCGGCGGCGGCGGTATCCCGGTCGTCGAGGACGAGCGGGGGCTGCTGCACGGCGTGGCCGCCGTCATAGACAAGGACCACTCCTCGGCGCTTCTGGCCAACACGATCGGCGCCGATCTCTTCCTCATCTCGACGGCCGTCGAGCGGGTGGCGCTGAACTTCGGCAAGCCGGACGAGAGGTGGCTGAGCAAGATGACGCTTGAGGAGGCGAGGCGCTACCGCGAGGAGGGACACTTCGCGAAAGGGAGCATGGAGCCGAAGATCTCCGCTGCGATAAGCTTCCTGGAGCGCGGCGGGAGGGAGGCGATCATCACCAGCCCCGAGAACATCCCCAGCGCCCTCGCCGGCGAGACCGGAACCCACATCGTCCCGTGA
- a CDS encoding asparaginase, translating into MSLPEIALITTGGTIAARPLPSGEVVVADSGEELLSSVPELGGIARVRLIELFNIDSSLMTPQNMLEIARRVRALDRDENLAGFVVAHGTDTMEESAYLVDLLYAGEKPVVFTGAQRNASERDFDGPRNLLDAARVATSPAARNLGAVIAMAGRIDAARDATKVHTTALEAFSSLDRGKLGEIFDGTVRIFRSRPRPANLASLDDIEPNVALVKLAAGTDGTFLRAARESGAAGIVLEALGLGNANPDVVREVERCTASNVPVLVVSRIPLGGVAPVYGAGHDLARAGALFGGDLSGQKARILLMAALAASRKTREPLPGLLAPHLEL; encoded by the coding sequence GTGAGCCTCCCGGAGATAGCGCTCATCACCACCGGAGGCACGATCGCCGCCCGTCCCCTCCCCTCCGGGGAGGTCGTGGTCGCAGACTCGGGCGAGGAGCTCCTCTCCTCGGTCCCGGAGCTCGGCGGGATCGCGCGCGTCCGCCTCATCGAGCTCTTCAACATCGACAGCAGCCTGATGACCCCGCAGAACATGCTCGAGATCGCGCGCCGGGTGCGCGCCCTCGACCGTGACGAGAACCTCGCCGGCTTCGTCGTCGCCCACGGGACGGACACGATGGAGGAGAGCGCCTACCTGGTCGACCTGCTCTACGCCGGCGAGAAGCCGGTGGTCTTCACCGGGGCCCAGCGCAACGCCTCGGAGAGGGACTTCGACGGCCCCCGCAACCTGCTCGACGCCGCCCGCGTCGCCACAAGCCCCGCCGCCCGCAACCTCGGGGCCGTGATCGCGATGGCCGGCCGCATCGACGCCGCCCGCGACGCCACCAAGGTCCACACCACCGCCCTCGAGGCGTTCTCCTCGCTCGACCGCGGCAAGCTCGGCGAGATCTTCGACGGGACGGTACGCATCTTCCGCTCCCGCCCCCGCCCCGCCAACCTCGCCTCCCTCGACGACATAGAACCCAACGTCGCCCTCGTGAAGCTCGCCGCCGGTACGGACGGCACCTTCCTGCGCGCCGCCCGCGAGTCCGGGGCCGCAGGCATCGTGCTGGAGGCCCTCGGCCTCGGCAACGCCAACCCCGACGTCGTGCGCGAGGTGGAGCGCTGCACCGCCTCCAACGTACCCGTCCTCGTCGTCTCCCGCATCCCGCTCGGCGGTGTCGCCCCGGTCTACGGCGCGGGCCACGACCTGGCGCGCGCCGGAGCTCTCTTCGGCGGAGACCTCAGCGGCCAGAAGGCCCGCATCCTGCTCATGGCCGCCCTCGCCGCCAGCAGGAAGACCAGAGAACCTCTCCCCGGCCTCCTAGCCCCACACCTGGAGCTCTGA
- a CDS encoding IclR family transcriptional regulator, with amino-acid sequence MAVRSSRSGEVQSLARALDILELLGRAEGELGVTEIGPAVGLPNGTAHRLLATLTRRGYARQVGESRKYTLGPKALVLASAAREHLGTLARPFLRELMEVSQETSNLAVLDRNSVVYIDQVPARRMVRMFTEPGNRVPPHATGTGKVLLAYQPEEAVEAILRQSGLPRFTAHTVTDPERLRAELEKIREQGYAVDSEEMEEGVRCLAAPVFGPDDRILAAMSVSGPAGRLSPERVQELVPHIKRICAAFSASISSDN; translated from the coding sequence TTGGCGGTCAGGTCTTCGCGCAGCGGGGAGGTGCAGTCGCTGGCACGGGCGCTCGACATCCTTGAGCTTCTGGGCAGGGCGGAAGGGGAGCTGGGGGTCACGGAGATCGGGCCGGCGGTGGGGCTGCCGAACGGTACGGCGCACCGGCTGCTGGCGACGCTGACCCGCCGGGGGTATGCCCGGCAGGTGGGGGAGAGCCGCAAGTACACGCTGGGGCCGAAGGCGCTGGTTCTGGCTTCGGCGGCGCGGGAGCACCTGGGGACGCTGGCGCGACCTTTTCTGCGGGAGCTTATGGAGGTGAGCCAGGAGACCTCCAACCTGGCGGTGCTGGACAGAAACTCGGTCGTCTACATAGACCAGGTACCGGCCCGGCGCATGGTCCGGATGTTCACCGAACCCGGAAACCGCGTCCCGCCGCACGCCACGGGCACCGGAAAGGTGCTGCTCGCCTACCAGCCCGAGGAGGCGGTCGAAGCCATCCTCCGCCAGAGCGGCCTGCCCCGCTTCACCGCACACACCGTGACCGATCCGGAGCGTCTGCGGGCGGAGCTGGAGAAGATCCGCGAACAGGGTTACGCCGTCGACTCCGAGGAGATGGAGGAGGGTGTCCGCTGCCTCGCCGCCCCGGTCTTCGGACCTGACGACAGGATCCTCGCCGCCATGAGCGTCTCCGGACCCGCCGGAAGGCTCAGCCCCGAGAGAGTCCAGGAACTCGTCCCGCACATAAAGAGGATCTGCGCCGCCTTCTCCGCGAGCATAAGCTCGGATAATTAA
- a CDS encoding hydroxypyruvate isomerase family protein codes for MRFCANVSILFREAPFLERFAAARAAGFSAVEFWWPSGEDLGEVEAAVEDAGLTVALFNFDAGDMPAGERGLLSDPDRAGEFRENVPVALELAGRLGCRRLNALAGHRLEGMDRGEQLRLARENVAWVADRAAERGVEIMIEAVNTFENGPYLLSRTGEAAEFVRGVGRENVRLQYDYYHMQRMEGNLTATVREHIGMIGHVQVADSPGRGEPGTGEINYRYVLGELERLGYDGYVGLEYNPTTGRTEESLAWLPKELRGGDVRAEDFRL; via the coding sequence GTGAGATTCTGCGCGAACGTCTCTATCCTGTTCAGGGAGGCACCGTTTCTGGAGCGGTTCGCCGCGGCGAGGGCGGCGGGGTTTTCGGCGGTGGAGTTCTGGTGGCCTTCCGGCGAGGATCTCGGGGAGGTTGAGGCGGCGGTCGAGGATGCGGGGCTTACGGTGGCGCTCTTCAACTTCGACGCCGGGGACATGCCGGCCGGGGAGAGGGGGCTCTTGAGCGACCCGGACCGGGCGGGGGAGTTCCGGGAGAACGTGCCGGTGGCGCTGGAGCTCGCAGGGAGGCTCGGGTGCCGGAGGCTGAACGCGCTGGCCGGGCACCGGCTGGAGGGGATGGATCGGGGGGAGCAGCTCCGGCTGGCGCGCGAGAACGTGGCGTGGGTGGCGGACCGGGCGGCCGAGCGGGGTGTCGAGATAATGATCGAGGCGGTCAACACCTTCGAGAACGGGCCGTACCTGCTCAGCAGGACCGGTGAGGCGGCAGAGTTCGTCCGGGGGGTGGGCCGGGAGAACGTCAGGCTGCAGTACGACTACTACCACATGCAGCGGATGGAGGGGAACCTCACCGCCACGGTGCGCGAGCACATCGGCATGATCGGGCACGTGCAGGTCGCCGACTCCCCCGGCCGGGGTGAGCCGGGGACCGGGGAGATCAACTACCGCTACGTGCTCGGGGAGCTGGAGCGGCTCGGCTACGACGGCTACGTGGGGCTGGAGTACAACCCGACCACCGGACGTACGGAGGAGAGCCTCGCCTGGCTTCCGAAAGAGCTGCGCGGCGGCGACGTCCGGGCGGAGGACTTCAGGCTCTAG
- a CDS encoding 2-hydroxy-3-oxopropionate reductase — MPERIGFIGLGIMGWPMAENLVQAGYDLTVHNRTHSKAQRFAEKTGAQLAQSPREVANNSDVVITMLPDSPDVRQVVEGEEGVLEGIREGSLLIDMSTISPVVTRELASEVKKKGASMLDAPVSGGDVGAREGTLSIMVGGEQEDFERARPLFEAMGRTITHVGPSGAGQVVKAANQIVVALTIEAVSEALVLGSKGGVSAEKILDVLSGGLAGNRVMEVKREKFLSHVFEPGFRAELHHKDLGIALAAGREYGVALPVTAIVDQMLLSMKKKGWGGEDHSALLRVIEDLSGDGTTE; from the coding sequence ATGCCGGAGAGGATAGGCTTCATAGGGCTCGGGATCATGGGGTGGCCCATGGCCGAAAACCTGGTGCAGGCCGGCTACGACCTCACCGTCCACAACCGCACCCACAGCAAGGCACAGCGGTTCGCCGAGAAGACCGGTGCACAGCTCGCACAGAGCCCCAGAGAGGTCGCAAACAACAGCGACGTCGTCATCACCATGCTCCCCGACTCCCCGGACGTCAGGCAGGTCGTCGAGGGAGAGGAGGGGGTGCTCGAGGGCATCCGGGAGGGCTCTCTCCTCATCGACATGTCCACCATCTCCCCCGTGGTCACCAGGGAGCTCGCCTCGGAAGTGAAGAAGAAGGGCGCCTCGATGCTGGATGCTCCGGTCTCAGGAGGGGATGTGGGCGCCAGGGAGGGGACCCTCTCGATCATGGTCGGAGGAGAACAGGAGGACTTCGAGCGCGCAAGGCCCCTCTTCGAGGCGATGGGCAGGACCATAACCCATGTTGGTCCCTCGGGGGCCGGGCAGGTCGTGAAGGCTGCGAACCAGATCGTGGTGGCGCTAACCATAGAGGCGGTCTCTGAGGCGCTGGTGCTCGGCTCCAAAGGTGGGGTCTCTGCGGAGAAGATCCTGGATGTTCTATCGGGGGGTCTTGCTGGCAACAGGGTGATGGAGGTCAAGAGGGAGAAGTTCCTATCTCACGTCTTCGAGCCGGGCTTCCGGGCGGAGCTGCACCACAAGGATCTCGGTATAGCGCTCGCGGCCGGCCGCGAGTACGGGGTGGCGCTCCCGGTCACGGCGATAGTGGATCAGATGCTCCTCTCGATGAAGAAGAAGGGCTGGGGCGGGGAGGACCACTCGGCGCTCCTGCGGGTGATAGAGGACCTCTCCGGCGACGGGACGACTGAATAG
- the gcl gene encoding glyoxylate carboligase: MARMGVMDAVVKVLEDEGVEVAFGVPGAAILPLYKALSKSRQIRHYSVRHEEGGTHAADGYARVTGKVGVNIGTSGPAGTNMITGLYTAMADSIPMICITGQAPTGVLHKEAFQAVDIVEIARPVTKWAVQVKEPAQLVWTFREAFRVAREGRPGPVLIDLPLDVQKSSLEVDFDPRRDGPLGFERPEPSPEAIREVIEMILAAERPVLMPGGGVILADASEELVELAEYLQIPVSPTYMGKGAIPEDHPLYMGIVGIQTSQRYANALFLESDLVVGIGNRWAERHTGDLDVYRGDRKFIHIDIDPRQIGRVFPPDLGIVSDAKLALRAMLETAWAVTPQREPGAWVERVGELRSTMLRKTDFDDVPVKPQRVYRELNEFFDEDTIFVTAIGLYQIWSGQFQKTYKPRHYLCCGQAGPLGWEVPACLGAKLGRPDNLVVGVVGDYSFQFLVEEVAVAVQYRVPYVLVMINNAYMGLIRQSELGYGMNFAVDLGYEGPESEYGIDGVGMMEAMGALGRRVRRPGEIRGALEWAVRASEERRVPVLVEIMCERETNAAMGLSIDRINEYEPVEDRLPALEAAAEGS, encoded by the coding sequence ATGGCCCGGATGGGCGTGATGGACGCGGTGGTGAAGGTTCTCGAGGACGAGGGGGTCGAGGTCGCGTTCGGGGTGCCGGGGGCGGCGATCCTGCCGCTGTACAAGGCGCTCAGCAAATCCAGGCAGATAAGGCACTACTCCGTGCGACATGAGGAGGGCGGAACGCACGCCGCCGACGGGTACGCCCGGGTGACCGGGAAGGTCGGGGTCAACATCGGGACCTCGGGGCCGGCGGGGACGAACATGATCACGGGCCTCTACACCGCGATGGCCGACTCGATACCCATGATCTGCATAACCGGCCAGGCCCCCACCGGCGTCCTGCACAAGGAGGCCTTCCAGGCGGTGGACATCGTCGAGATCGCGCGTCCGGTGACCAAGTGGGCCGTGCAGGTCAAAGAGCCCGCCCAGCTCGTCTGGACCTTTCGGGAGGCGTTCCGGGTCGCGCGCGAGGGCCGTCCGGGCCCGGTGCTCATAGACCTGCCGCTCGACGTGCAGAAGTCCTCCCTCGAGGTGGACTTCGACCCCCGGCGCGACGGCCCGCTCGGTTTCGAGCGCCCCGAGCCGAGCCCGGAGGCCATCCGCGAGGTCATCGAGATGATCCTCGCCGCCGAGCGGCCCGTGCTGATGCCCGGGGGCGGGGTCATCCTCGCCGACGCCTCCGAAGAGCTCGTCGAGCTCGCCGAGTACCTGCAAATTCCCGTGAGCCCCACGTACATGGGGAAGGGTGCGATCCCGGAGGACCACCCCCTCTACATGGGGATCGTCGGTATCCAGACCAGCCAGCGCTACGCCAACGCCCTCTTCCTGGAGAGCGACCTGGTCGTCGGGATCGGAAACCGCTGGGCCGAGCGGCACACCGGCGACCTCGACGTCTACCGGGGCGACAGGAAGTTCATCCACATAGACATAGACCCCCGCCAGATCGGACGGGTCTTCCCGCCCGACCTTGGCATCGTCTCCGACGCGAAGCTCGCCCTGCGCGCGATGCTCGAGACGGCCTGGGCCGTCACGCCCCAGCGCGAGCCGGGCGCGTGGGTCGAGCGGGTGGGGGAGCTGCGCTCCACCATGCTGCGCAAAACCGACTTCGACGACGTCCCCGTAAAGCCCCAGCGGGTCTACCGGGAGCTCAACGAGTTCTTCGACGAGGACACCATCTTCGTCACCGCGATCGGGCTCTACCAGATCTGGTCCGGTCAGTTCCAGAAGACCTACAAGCCCCGCCACTACCTGTGCTGCGGTCAGGCGGGACCTCTGGGCTGGGAGGTTCCGGCCTGCCTCGGGGCCAAGCTCGGCCGCCCCGACAACCTCGTCGTCGGCGTGGTGGGCGACTACTCCTTCCAGTTCCTCGTGGAGGAGGTGGCGGTCGCGGTGCAGTACCGGGTACCCTACGTGCTGGTGATGATCAACAACGCCTACATGGGCCTCATCCGCCAGTCGGAGCTCGGCTACGGTATGAACTTCGCGGTCGACCTCGGCTACGAAGGCCCCGAGAGCGAGTACGGCATCGACGGCGTCGGCATGATGGAGGCGATGGGCGCACTCGGCCGCAGAGTCCGGCGCCCTGGGGAGATAAGGGGAGCCCTGGAGTGGGCGGTGCGCGCGAGCGAGGAGCGCCGCGTCCCGGTGCTCGTGGAGATCATGTGCGAGCGCGAGACCAACGCCGCGATGGGCCTCTCGATAGACAGGATCAACGAGTACGAGCCGGTGGAGGACCGGCTCCCGGCGCTCGAGGCAGCAGCGGAAGGGAGCTAG
- a CDS encoding glycerate kinase type-2 family protein, protein MEEDLREILRAGLAAADPEDAVRRHLGLEGNEVLVSGERLSPGRIFVVAAGKAAGPMARAAAGILGGKIAGGLVVTKDGHEPGPEGLETLYASHPEPDERGLEAARRVAELAAPLGEGDLLLALVSGGASALLADPAEGIELGDLKQLTSALLRSGASIDEINAVRKHVSTLKGGGLARLAAPARTVALLLSDVVGDDPSSIASGPTVPDPTTLQDARGVLRRHGIDPPASIARRLRDGPETPKPGDPVFERVTNLVIGGGLATAQASCEAARTLGYTPLLLSTYVTGESRAAALLHAAIVREALASGNPAPPPLALVSGGETTVTVSGEGTGGPNQEFALALALALEGVDGWAALSVDTDGADGPTDAAGGLVDGETAARIRAASLDPRDALSRNDVHPALEAADALLITGPTGTNVNDLRIVLVRRGI, encoded by the coding sequence GTGGAGGAGGACCTCAGGGAGATCCTGCGCGCCGGCCTCGCCGCCGCCGACCCCGAAGACGCCGTGCGCCGCCACCTCGGACTGGAAGGGAACGAGGTGCTCGTCTCGGGAGAGCGACTCAGCCCCGGGCGGATCTTCGTCGTCGCCGCCGGGAAGGCCGCGGGCCCGATGGCCCGCGCCGCCGCGGGGATCCTCGGCGGGAAGATCGCCGGCGGGCTCGTCGTCACCAAAGACGGCCACGAGCCGGGACCGGAGGGGCTCGAGACCCTCTACGCCTCCCACCCGGAGCCTGACGAGCGCGGCCTCGAGGCCGCCCGCCGCGTCGCGGAGCTCGCCGCCCCCCTCGGCGAGGGCGACCTCCTCCTCGCCCTCGTCTCCGGCGGGGCCTCGGCGCTCCTCGCCGACCCCGCGGAGGGGATAGAGCTCGGGGACCTCAAGCAGCTCACCTCCGCCCTCCTGCGCAGCGGCGCCTCGATAGACGAGATCAACGCCGTGCGAAAGCACGTCTCGACCCTCAAAGGCGGCGGCCTCGCCCGGCTCGCCGCCCCCGCCCGCACCGTTGCCCTGCTGCTCTCCGACGTGGTCGGCGACGACCCCTCCTCCATCGCGAGCGGCCCCACCGTCCCAGACCCCACGACCCTGCAGGACGCCCGGGGCGTCCTCCGGCGCCACGGGATAGACCCGCCCGCGAGCATCGCCCGACGCCTGCGGGACGGCCCCGAGACCCCCAAGCCCGGCGACCCCGTCTTCGAGCGCGTCACGAACCTCGTCATCGGCGGAGGTCTCGCCACGGCGCAGGCTTCCTGCGAGGCGGCCCGCACCCTCGGCTACACCCCGCTCCTCCTCTCCACCTACGTGACCGGCGAATCCCGCGCCGCCGCCCTCCTGCACGCGGCGATCGTCCGGGAGGCGCTCGCGAGCGGAAACCCCGCCCCGCCACCCCTCGCGCTCGTCTCCGGCGGCGAGACCACCGTCACCGTCTCCGGTGAAGGAACCGGCGGCCCGAATCAGGAGTTCGCCCTCGCCCTCGCCCTCGCCCTCGAAGGCGTGGACGGCTGGGCCGCCCTGAGCGTCGATACCGACGGAGCCGACGGTCCCACCGATGCAGCCGGAGGCCTGGTGGACGGCGAAACCGCAGCCAGAATCCGCGCCGCCAGCCTCGACCCGCGCGACGCCCTCTCCCGCAACGACGTCCACCCGGCGCTCGAAGCCGCGGACGCCCTCCTCATCACCGGACCCACCGGCACCAACGTCAACGACCTGCGCATCGTCCTCGTCCGCCGGGGAATTTGA
- a CDS encoding NCS1 family nucleobase:cation symporter-1 codes for MESGYSERLYNEDLAPAQERNWSTWSLFCTWMADVHSIGGYTFAAGLFFLGLTGWQVFLALICGITVVYFLMNLTSVAGQRYGIPYPVLARVSFGVFGANVPALIRAAVAIAWYGIQTWLASVAVVILALKIFPGLEPLARSSFLGLSYLGWICFLLLWAAQLFVLGRGMESVRRLVDWAGPAIYVAMLALAIWIFIQAGGSIDFNLGSKSLSFGGATLAFFTAIALVVNYFSTLLLNFTDFSRFAPSERMVRWGNFWGLPVNFILFSVIVVVVTAGSREIYGSAITDPVELVGRIPSFVALALGALTFAVATVGINIVANFVSPCYDLANAFPKHIDFRRGGIISAVLALVVMPWKLYSSPIAINYFLGGLGALLGPIFGIIVADYYLLRRGRVDVEGLYREGDDSPYWYRGGLNRRALWAFAIAAFVSLIVALVPALKVAAPFSWFVGAGIGGASYYALMRSAPAPLPEAE; via the coding sequence ATGGAGAGCGGCTACAGCGAGCGGCTGTACAACGAGGATCTGGCACCGGCACAGGAGCGCAACTGGAGCACGTGGAGCCTGTTCTGCACGTGGATGGCCGACGTGCACAGCATCGGGGGTTATACGTTCGCGGCGGGGCTTTTCTTTCTGGGGCTCACGGGCTGGCAGGTGTTTCTTGCTCTGATCTGCGGGATAACGGTCGTATACTTCCTGATGAACCTCACGAGTGTGGCCGGGCAGCGGTACGGGATACCCTATCCCGTGCTCGCCCGGGTCAGCTTCGGGGTCTTCGGGGCCAACGTTCCGGCTCTGATCCGGGCGGCGGTCGCCATCGCCTGGTACGGTATCCAGACCTGGCTCGCCTCGGTGGCCGTCGTGATACTGGCGCTCAAGATATTCCCGGGCCTCGAGCCGCTTGCTCGGTCTTCGTTCCTCGGGCTCTCGTACCTCGGCTGGATCTGCTTCCTGCTTCTGTGGGCGGCGCAGCTCTTCGTCCTCGGCCGCGGGATGGAGTCGGTGCGCCGCCTCGTCGACTGGGCCGGTCCCGCCATCTACGTCGCGATGCTCGCGCTCGCGATCTGGATCTTCATCCAGGCCGGAGGCAGCATAGACTTCAACCTCGGCTCGAAGAGCCTCTCCTTCGGAGGGGCCACGCTGGCCTTCTTCACCGCCATCGCGCTGGTCGTCAACTACTTCTCCACCCTGCTTCTGAACTTCACCGACTTCTCCCGCTTCGCCCCCAGCGAGCGGATGGTGAGGTGGGGCAACTTCTGGGGGCTTCCGGTCAACTTCATCCTCTTCTCGGTCATCGTGGTCGTGGTGACGGCGGGATCGCGTGAGATCTACGGCTCCGCCATAACCGACCCCGTGGAGCTCGTCGGGAGGATCCCGAGCTTCGTCGCGCTCGCGCTCGGCGCGCTCACCTTCGCCGTCGCGACGGTGGGGATAAACATCGTCGCGAACTTCGTCTCACCCTGCTACGACCTGGCCAACGCCTTCCCGAAGCACATAGACTTCAGGCGGGGTGGGATCATCTCCGCCGTGCTCGCGCTCGTCGTGATGCCCTGGAAGCTCTACTCGAGCCCCATCGCCATAAACTACTTCCTCGGTGGGCTGGGCGCGCTCCTCGGCCCGATCTTCGGGATCATCGTCGCCGACTACTACCTGCTGAGGCGCGGCAGGGTCGACGTGGAGGGGCTCTACCGGGAAGGGGATGACTCCCCCTACTGGTACCGGGGAGGCCTCAATCGCCGGGCGCTCTGGGCGTTCGCGATCGCGGCCTTCGTCTCGCTCATCGTGGCGCTCGTCCCCGCCCTGAAGGTGGCCGCCCCGTTCTCCTGGTTCGTCGGAGCCGGGATAGGCGGCGCCTCCTACTACGCGCTCATGCGGAGCGCCCCGGCACCTCTGCCCGAGGCAGAGTGA